CCGCTTTACAGCCCATTGAAAGATTGACGTAGTGATACTTCATCATGTCTATGCCGCCTCCATCCCAGTCCCTCGGCTCGGGCCTCGACTTTAGCCATATCAAATACGGCGATAAGGCCAAGCGTTTCGCGGCACAAAGTACGCTGGCTAGAGAGATCCTCATCCAGAAGTTGCAGGTAATCATGATGTTCTGATCCTTGAGTCATCGGATCTTACGTATACGAACCACGGGAGTCCTCATTATAGTATTGAGATTGTGGCTGACATGTAGGTATGATAGGCATTCCAAGAGATCAAGGCACTTATCAAGGTTATATTCTCCGAAGGGGACCGTTCAAAGGCCGCCATCTGGATAGACGCCCGATCCAGCCCAGTGAAGCTCCTCGATTCCGCGCCTGCGGACAACGCTGAGCCTTCTTTCGAGCTCTTGTGGCCTCCAGAGAAGTTCGAAGACTTGAGGGATGGCCGGGAAGATCCCCAGACTGCCgtgatgatgtcggcggGCTCGGGGGGAAGCAAGGGGAACTTGCCCTTGGCGATTCGCTTCGCCGATCTCATTACTCCCGACCCGACCGAGCCGCCCCAGACCGCGGACCAACTCGACCTGAACGAGCTTCCCAAGCCGACGGAGGACATTGACCAGGTCAAGCGAGACCTCAGAAAATGGGGCTATGGGTTGGTCACCGGCGTTCCGTACCGCGCTTACGCGAGACTGACAGCCGACACAGGTTGCTCAAGAACGCCCTGACCCCCGAGCAGGTTGCCATTCTCAAGAAGGGGGCCCAGGAGCAAGCGGCCGGAGAGCGCAAGGCTGGCGTGGCAACTTTTGACGGCGGGCCGAAGAAGCCCAACCAGCGGATTTGGAACCTGTTCAACAAGGGAGAGgagttcctcgacctcctgaACCATCCCCTAATCGACGAGGTTGTCCCGTGGTACCTGGGTTGCGACAACCCTCTGTTGTGGTCATACTCTGTGAGTCCATCCAAAGGGGGCGAATGACTTCACACCCCCCGTGCCATGGCGCTGCA
The DNA window shown above is from Colletotrichum destructivum chromosome 2, complete sequence and carries:
- a CDS encoding Putative phytanoyl-CoA dioxygenase — translated: MSMPPPSQSLGSGLDFSHIKYGDKAKRFAAQSTLAREILIQKLQAFQEIKALIKVIFSEGDRSKAAIWIDARSSPVKLLDSAPADNAEPSFELLWPPEKFEDLRDGREDPQTAVMMSAGSGGSKGNLPLAIRFADLITPDPTEPPQTADQLDLNELPKPTEDIDQVKRDLRKWGYGLLKNALTPEQVAILKKGAQEQAAGERKAGVATFDGGPKKPNQRIWNLFNKGEEFLDLLNHPLIDEVVPWYLGCDNPLLWSYSVNIARPGGLPQVLHWDQGIMGHGRAKAVALNISWLLCDFHEKNGGTRIFPGSHDKNVRPRNVFSSDGSIGCEAPAGTALIFEGRIWHGTGTNTETSGERPCVLSLFTHPAVRPKENALLGLSWEVEDQLPERQKSLAALRTGQAGVGGALGEAREGIIIRRPRGDEHRPVGKVRAPHDDAEVERLLLNGDHANNEQSNVREAGGLDK